From the Astatotilapia calliptera chromosome 6, fAstCal1.2, whole genome shotgun sequence genome, one window contains:
- the rab11fip4b gene encoding rab11 family-interacting protein 4B isoform X1, translating into MNSTTVARSELSLCECESAGEQVSERKCVRCRERVCVCVCLRVHAFVKRERESLRWCGESQCSVFKEKDTACFAPLPLRGLYHYRGLTLWTIPSFPPPALTLAFEGNTCARESQDNGLSPGKQGDWMTSVEHGLAGGKRETADHGLPALVNGGAEEDQVCPVIMCTRAYPDPVRECQLFPEEVEEPEEEVADEGKERESDRDSAVESTQGSETSDGLTRLGDKEDTLGDLFFPGEKCGQTSISVTSDLSTRSSASLYEEQFEDYGEGEEPDYTPSSPCPDDEARTNGYSDLGSSVPSSAGQTPRKVRHHYTGEMTDVYCSQCSKKVNLLNDLDARLKNLKANSPNRKISSTAFGRQLLHNSNLSSSNGSTEDLFRDSIDSCDTDINEKVTSLEKKVAELENEILLNSDLKSKLKQENTQLVHRVHELEEQLKDQETRAEQSVQEGLRRHREAYSKLERDRNTQIELLTNRVKQLEEENNEMSLNMNRLKSQTEKLDEEKQRMTDKLEDTSLRLKDEMDLYKKMMDKLKQNRHQFQKEKDAMQELIEDLRRELEHLQVFKLDAERSGRRPSSSTGLSDFNNRSREVELEHEVKRLKQRFVSQDFLPPEYQHLVLTGARLRPGLMENQKLREQNEDLNGQIISLSLHEAKNLFATQTKAQSLAAEIDNASRDQLMEALKEQEEINLRLRQYMDKIILNILDHNPSILEIKN; encoded by the exons ATGAATTCAACAACTGTTGCCCGATCTGAGCTCTCGCTGTGTGAATGCGAGTCAGCCGGCGAACAAGTGAGcgagagaaagtgtgtgaggTGCagagagagggtgtgtgtgtgtgtgtgtttgcgcgtgcaCGCGTTtgtcaaaagagagagagagagtctgcGCTGGTGCGGGGAAAGCCAGTGCAGtgtttttaaagagaaagaCACAGCCTGCTTCGCTCCTCTGCCTCTCCGTGGACTATACCACTACCGGGGACTCACCCTTTGGACTATTCCGTCGTTTCCGCCTCCTGCCCTCACACTTGCCTTTGAAGGGAACACCTGTGCGCGTGAAAGCCAAGACAACGGACTTAGCCCTGGTAAACAGGGCGACTGGATGACTTCAGTGGAACACGGTTTGGCTGGTGGAAAGAGGGAGACTGCCGATCATGGACTCCCCGCACTAGTTAACGGG GGTGCTGAGGAGGATCAGGTTTGTCCGGTCATCATGTGCACGCGGGCCTATCCTGACCCCGTCCGTGAGTGCCAGCTGTTCCCAGAAGAGGTGGAGGAGCCTGAGGAGGAGGTGGCAGACGAAGGCAAGGAGAGGGAATCGGACAGAGACAGCGCTGTGGAAAGCACTCAGGGTTCGGAAACCTCAGACGGGCTCACCAGACTGGGAGACAAGGAAGACACGCTAGGGGATCTGTTTTTTCCCGGGGAGAA GTGCGGTCAGACCAGTAtctctgtgacctctgacctgtcaaCACGTTCGTCGGCTTCTCTGTACGAGGAGCAGTTTGAAGACTACGGAGAAGGGGAGGAGCCGGACTACACTCCCAGCAGCCCTTGTCCGGACGACGAGGCTCGTACCAACGGTTATTCCGACCTTGGCTCATCTGTGCCCTCGAG TGCGGGTCAGACTCCTCGTAAGGTGCGTCACCATTACACCGGAGAAATGACGGATGTCTACTGTTCTCAGTGCAGTAAAAAGGTCAACCTGCTAAATGACCTGGATGCTCGCCtcaaaaacctgaaagcaaacaG CCCCAACAGGAAAATCTCCAGCACTGCTTTTGGAAG GCAGCTGCTCCACAACAGCAACTTGAGCAGCAGTAACGGCAGCACAGAGGACCTTTTCCGAGACAGCATCGACTCCTGCGACACCGACATCAATGAGAAG gtCACTTCTCTTGAGAAGAAGGTGGCAGAACTGGAGAATGAGATCCTGCTGAACAGTGACCTCAAGTCCAAACTGAAGCAGGAGAACACTCAGCTAGTGCACAG ggTTCATGAGCtggaggagcagctgaaagaccAAGAGACCCGGGCAGAGCAAAGTGTGCAGGAGGGCCTGAGACGCCACAGAGAGGCTTACAGCAAGCTGGAGAGAGACAGGAACACACAGATAGAGCTGCTGACCAACCG AGTtaagcagctggaggaggagaataATGAGATGTCCCTTAACATGAACCGACTCAAGTCGCAGACAGAGAAGCTGGATGAG GAGAAGCAAAGGATGACAGATAAGCTGGAGGATACCAGCCTGCGCCTGAAGGATGAGATGGATCTTTACAAGAAAATGAtggacaaactgaaacaaaataGACATCAGTTCCAGAAAGAAAAGGATGCCATGCAGGAG CTGATAGAGGACCTGCGTCGAGAGCTGGAACACTTGCAGGTCTTCAAGCTGGATGCAGAGAGGTCAGGCCGGAGGCCAAGCTCCTCCACGGGGCTCTCAGACTTCAACAACAGGAGCAGGGAGGTGGAGCTAGAGCATGAAGTCAAGAGGCTCAAACAG cgaTTTGTGTCCCAGGACTTTCTTCCCCCTGAATACCAGCACCTGGTGTTGACTGGGGCTCGGCTCCGTCCCGGTCTGATG GAGAACCAGAAGCTTAGAGAGCAGAACGAGGACCTGAACGGTCAGATCATCAGCCTCAGCCTGCATGAAGCCAAGAATTTGTTTGCCACACAGACCAAGGCTCAGTCTCTAGCTGCTGAGATCGATAATGCCTCCAGAGACCAG TTAATGGAAGCCCTGAAGGAGCAAGAGGAGATCAATTTACGTCTGCGGCAGTACATGGACAAAATCATCCTGAACATCCTGGACCACAACCCCTCCATTCTAGAGATAAAGAACTAG
- the rab11fip4b gene encoding rab11 family-interacting protein 4B isoform X2, with protein sequence MNSTTVARSELSLCECESAGEQVSERKCVRCRERVCVCVCLRVHAFVKRERESLRWCGESQCSVFKEKDTACFAPLPLRGLYHYRGLTLWTIPSFPPPALTLAFEGNTCARESQDNGLSPGKQGDWMTSVEHGLAGGKRETADHGLPALVNGGAEEDQVCPVIMCTRAYPDPVRECQLFPEEVEEPEEEVADEGKERESDRDSAVESTQGSETSDGLTRLGDKEDTLGDLFFPGEKCGQTSISVTSDLSTRSSASLYEEQFEDYGEGEEPDYTPSSPCPDDEARTNGYSDLGSSVPSSAGQTPRKVRHHYTGEMTDVYCSQCSKKVNLLNDLDARLKNLKANSPNRKISSTAFGRQLLHNSNLSSSNGSTEDLFRDSIDSCDTDINEKVTSLEKKVAELENEILLNSDLKSKLKQENTQLVHRVHELEEQLKDQETRAEQSVQEGLRRHREAYSKLERDRNTQIELLTNRVKQLEEENNEMSLNMNRLKSQTEKLDEEKQRMTDKLEDTSLRLKDEMDLYKKMMDKLKQNRHQFQKEKDAMQELIEDLRRELEHLQVFKLDAERSGRRPSSSTGLSDFNNRSREVELEHEVKRLKQENQKLREQNEDLNGQIISLSLHEAKNLFATQTKAQSLAAEIDNASRDQLMEALKEQEEINLRLRQYMDKIILNILDHNPSILEIKN encoded by the exons ATGAATTCAACAACTGTTGCCCGATCTGAGCTCTCGCTGTGTGAATGCGAGTCAGCCGGCGAACAAGTGAGcgagagaaagtgtgtgaggTGCagagagagggtgtgtgtgtgtgtgtgtttgcgcgtgcaCGCGTTtgtcaaaagagagagagagagtctgcGCTGGTGCGGGGAAAGCCAGTGCAGtgtttttaaagagaaagaCACAGCCTGCTTCGCTCCTCTGCCTCTCCGTGGACTATACCACTACCGGGGACTCACCCTTTGGACTATTCCGTCGTTTCCGCCTCCTGCCCTCACACTTGCCTTTGAAGGGAACACCTGTGCGCGTGAAAGCCAAGACAACGGACTTAGCCCTGGTAAACAGGGCGACTGGATGACTTCAGTGGAACACGGTTTGGCTGGTGGAAAGAGGGAGACTGCCGATCATGGACTCCCCGCACTAGTTAACGGG GGTGCTGAGGAGGATCAGGTTTGTCCGGTCATCATGTGCACGCGGGCCTATCCTGACCCCGTCCGTGAGTGCCAGCTGTTCCCAGAAGAGGTGGAGGAGCCTGAGGAGGAGGTGGCAGACGAAGGCAAGGAGAGGGAATCGGACAGAGACAGCGCTGTGGAAAGCACTCAGGGTTCGGAAACCTCAGACGGGCTCACCAGACTGGGAGACAAGGAAGACACGCTAGGGGATCTGTTTTTTCCCGGGGAGAA GTGCGGTCAGACCAGTAtctctgtgacctctgacctgtcaaCACGTTCGTCGGCTTCTCTGTACGAGGAGCAGTTTGAAGACTACGGAGAAGGGGAGGAGCCGGACTACACTCCCAGCAGCCCTTGTCCGGACGACGAGGCTCGTACCAACGGTTATTCCGACCTTGGCTCATCTGTGCCCTCGAG TGCGGGTCAGACTCCTCGTAAGGTGCGTCACCATTACACCGGAGAAATGACGGATGTCTACTGTTCTCAGTGCAGTAAAAAGGTCAACCTGCTAAATGACCTGGATGCTCGCCtcaaaaacctgaaagcaaacaG CCCCAACAGGAAAATCTCCAGCACTGCTTTTGGAAG GCAGCTGCTCCACAACAGCAACTTGAGCAGCAGTAACGGCAGCACAGAGGACCTTTTCCGAGACAGCATCGACTCCTGCGACACCGACATCAATGAGAAG gtCACTTCTCTTGAGAAGAAGGTGGCAGAACTGGAGAATGAGATCCTGCTGAACAGTGACCTCAAGTCCAAACTGAAGCAGGAGAACACTCAGCTAGTGCACAG ggTTCATGAGCtggaggagcagctgaaagaccAAGAGACCCGGGCAGAGCAAAGTGTGCAGGAGGGCCTGAGACGCCACAGAGAGGCTTACAGCAAGCTGGAGAGAGACAGGAACACACAGATAGAGCTGCTGACCAACCG AGTtaagcagctggaggaggagaataATGAGATGTCCCTTAACATGAACCGACTCAAGTCGCAGACAGAGAAGCTGGATGAG GAGAAGCAAAGGATGACAGATAAGCTGGAGGATACCAGCCTGCGCCTGAAGGATGAGATGGATCTTTACAAGAAAATGAtggacaaactgaaacaaaataGACATCAGTTCCAGAAAGAAAAGGATGCCATGCAGGAG CTGATAGAGGACCTGCGTCGAGAGCTGGAACACTTGCAGGTCTTCAAGCTGGATGCAGAGAGGTCAGGCCGGAGGCCAAGCTCCTCCACGGGGCTCTCAGACTTCAACAACAGGAGCAGGGAGGTGGAGCTAGAGCATGAAGTCAAGAGGCTCAAACAG GAGAACCAGAAGCTTAGAGAGCAGAACGAGGACCTGAACGGTCAGATCATCAGCCTCAGCCTGCATGAAGCCAAGAATTTGTTTGCCACACAGACCAAGGCTCAGTCTCTAGCTGCTGAGATCGATAATGCCTCCAGAGACCAG TTAATGGAAGCCCTGAAGGAGCAAGAGGAGATCAATTTACGTCTGCGGCAGTACATGGACAAAATCATCCTGAACATCCTGGACCACAACCCCTCCATTCTAGAGATAAAGAACTAG
- the LOC113024034 gene encoding uncharacterized protein LOC113024034: MPQACMNFEPNRRGTYHNSRKTNDLINNTGLVNGAVVYNGCSASASRISRSTPAGTQHGPKPTYRINDYFNYGYKGKSTKAAPSGTLKKQGCKIPALCDTPASDGNGSEDLLSGNSAKVSAPPSNIDQKVPDPSLSASGKKKRWRRSRHKKRDKEVVYPEILSPVPIEAEEDWGKEIQEGTRSDWKNMCFGVRPYGPEDVLRFALQDLTLKQRDTAALPVSASYTPAVHHPHPLIWSRHIIPTEPDQFADAD; the protein is encoded by the exons ATGCCTCAGGCTTGTATGAACTTTGAGCCTAACAGAAGGGGAACCTATCACAACAGCCGTAAAACCAATGATCTGATCAACAACACAGGTTTGGTTAATGGAGCAGTTGTTTACAATGGATGCTCAGCTTCTGCCAGCAGAATCAGTAGGAGCACACCAGCTGGCACACAGCATGGTCCTAAACCCACATACAGGATTAACGATTATTTTAACTATGGCTACAAAGGCAAGAGTACAAAAGCAGCACCCTCAGGGACCCTCAAGAAACAAGGATGCAAAATTCCAGCTCTCTGTGATACCCCAGCATCTGATGGAAACGGCAGTGAAGATCTCCTGAGTGGTAACTCAGCCAAAGTTAGTGCTCCACCCAGTAACATTGACCAAAAGGTACCAGATCCCAGCCTATCGGCGTCAGGGAAGAAGAAAAGGTGGAGGAGATCGAGACACAAGAAGAG AGACAAAGAAGTCGTCTACCCGGAAATTCTTTCACCCGTACCCATAGAAGCGGAGGAAGACTGGGGAAAAGAGATCCAGGAGGGCACGCGCTCTGACTGGAAAAACATGTGTTTTGGGGTCAGACCTtatg GTCCAGAAGACGTCCTCCGTTTTGCTTTGCAGGACCTGACACTGAAGCAAAGGGACACAGCGGCCCTGCCCGTGTCAGCCAGTTACACACCAGCGGTGCACCACCCGCACCCCCTGATATGGTCCCGTCACATCATTCCCACTGAGCCAGACCAATTCGCAGACGCTGACTAG